One Ananas comosus cultivar F153 linkage group 1, ASM154086v1, whole genome shotgun sequence DNA window includes the following coding sequences:
- the LOC109708260 gene encoding UDP-arabinopyranose mutase 1 — MATGSGVPITPLLKEELDIVIPTIRNLDFLEMWRPFFQPYHLIIVQDGDPTRTIKVPEGFDYELYNRNDINRILGPKASCISFKDSACRCFGYMVSKKKYIYTIDDDCFVAKEPSGKDINALEQHIKNLLSPSTPFFFNTLYDPYREGADFVRGYPFSLREGVTTAVSHGLWLNIPDYDAPTQLVKPRERNTRYVDAVLTIPKGTLFPMCGMNLAFNRELIGPAMYFGLMGDGQPIGRYDDMWAGWCMKVICDHLGLGVKTGLPYIWHSKASNPFVNLKKEYNGIFWQEELIPFFQSANLPKECNTVQKCYIELSKQVKAKLGKVDPYFDKLADAMVMWIEAWDELNPSKEAADAANGPKKEK; from the exons ATGGCGACCGGATCAGGGGTTCCGATCACTCCCCTGCTCAAGGAGGAGCTCGACATCGTGATCCCGACGATCCGGAACCTGGATTTCCTGGAGATGTGGAGGCCGTTCTTCCAACCCTACCACCTCATCATCGTCCAAGATGGGGACCCCACGAGGACCATCAAGGTGCCCGAGGGGTTCGACTACGAGCTCTACAACCGCAACGACATCAACCGTATCCTCGGCCCCAAGGCCTCGTGCATCTCCTTCAAGGACTCCGCGTGCCGATGCTTCGGATACATGGTCTCCAAGAAGAAGTACATCTATACGATCGACGATGACTGCTTC GTTGCCAAAGAACCATCTGGCAAGGACATCAATGCGCTCGAGCAGCACATAAAGAATCTTCTCAGCCCTTCTACTCCCTTCTTCTTTAATACTCTGTATGATCCTTACCGTGAGGGAGCAGATTTCGTTCGTGGCTACCCTTTTAGCCTTCGCGAGGGTGTCACTACTGCTGTTTCTCATGGCCTTTGGCTCAATATCCCGGACTATGATGCCCCAACACAGCTTGTCAAGCCCCGTGAGAGAAATACCAG GTATGTTGATGCAGTACTCACAATTCCAAAGGGTACCTTGTTTCCAATGTGTGGGATGAATCTCGCATTCAACCGTGAGCTAATCGGCCCTGCCATGTACTTTGGACTTATGGGTGATGGCCAGCCTATTGGCCGTTACGATGATATGTGGGCTGGTTGGTGCATGAAG GTGATCTGCGACCACTTAGGTCTAGGAGTAAAGACCGGCCTGCCCTACATCTGGCACAGCAAGGCGAGCAACCCGTTCGTAAACCTTAAAAAGGAGTACAACGGCATCTTCTGGCAAGAAGAGCTCATCCCCTTCTTCCAATCCGCGAACCTACCGAAGGAGTGCAACACCGTGCAAAAGTGCTACATCGAGCTCTCGAAGCAGGTTAAGGCTAAGCTCGGAAAAGTCGACCCGTACTTCGACAAGCTTGCCGACGCCATGGTCATGTGGATCGAAGCTTGGGACGAGCTTAATCCATCCAAAGAAGCCGCCGACGCTGCTAACGGCCCTAAGAAGGAGAAGTAG